From the Oncorhynchus nerka isolate Pitt River linkage group LG28, Oner_Uvic_2.0, whole genome shotgun sequence genome, one window contains:
- the LOC135565512 gene encoding LOW QUALITY PROTEIN: uncharacterized protein LOC135565512 (The sequence of the model RefSeq protein was modified relative to this genomic sequence to represent the inferred CDS: deleted 2 bases in 1 codon), with amino-acid sequence MIIFLSSGLFCLLMAAVGIQAQQTPSINDLNAECLGNVIRLSVAPLFEEVDAVFNDTQIINLTPGLATQCGFSFKFDPMGNAMFFASLQNCFSQNMDDKMFSLVMQFRLPGNHMTEDPVYRVGKTCSYTPWTSREILCDRNYMEVSVRRTLPDIQTIPEQPTGGPKARSGNFRRGAEAVASGYKMTAVVFSPSKNVMNVDEVQRKGYAIANTPTRLVLRSPHNAEETYLQNVAGVPMRVLSTSTFFEQKWLVTRVDATAVCPTPGAVAFTQEVITWYMPKHIDPLFSSDAFTMLEVYMGIDAKRLNTEEMAARNYSVLVTEAHIIVEIPVGAVGGHFKSHIQDDQYFVTYTIEPMLELLWIEEIAHEDTSYKVLFPITTPPMARPPQVRNYTPLDTVPEQAVFVLELGTFNLDVELLNITFPTMVLTVAECNARGFNVQEQRSPDNTLKTFRMEVPFSDPVVFKERRAEQGVTTFTLQLIYGLVIFPEYAPFSHSAVVDAVLLDTVPPSVTGNCDQENFHITVDYRNQEPFFVVLVGKRLLNHEFAQQYLTEGDTDFTITLPFSSPDAVFESVHSSSVRSRLDVALLNPYNNMTIKYFSLACSFLKTLTECFSNGTMTALAVKVDSVPGLNPGQLTLSDPACGPTYSDDRFAYFHFTVNSCGTIRKFINNVMLYENEISLPDELEVKLNATTSSEEEYQLKVSCYYVANITRTLAFLTRPRDNEPFAETGTGRLMVRMRLAQDASYNTFHQEEDYPVVRYLRQPLHFEVELTTSSDPKVALVLDHCWATLNEDRDSRPRWNLIINGCENPEDPYSVVFHPVVADARVHFPPHVKRFEVYMFSFAEDAVELSGQVTKFTQQSLLVNFVSGNHTFNKKIKKSDTSNL; translated from the exons ATGATTATTTTCCTTAGCTCAGG GTTGTTTTGCCTATTGATGGCAGCTGTGGGCATACAAGCACAACAGACACCTTCTATAA ATGACCTCAACGCTGAATGCCTTGGTAACGTTATTCGTTTGAGTGTCGCTCCTCTTTTTGAAGAGGTTGATGCTGTCTTCA ATGACACACAAATCATAAACCTGACGCCTGGCCTTGCTACTCAGTGTGGATTCAGCTTTAAATTTGACCCCATGGGGAATGCCATGTTTTTTGCTTCTCTTCAAAACTGCTTTTCCCAAAACATG GATGATAAGATGTTCAGCTTGGTCATGCAGTTCAGGCTGCCAGGAAACCACATGACTGAAGACCCTGTGTATAGAGTGGGCAAAACCTGTAGCTACACCCCCTGGACCTCCCGAGAGATTCTGTGCGACCGCAACTACATGGAG GTGTCTGTCAGAAGGACTCTTCCAGACATCCAAACCATCCCCGAACAGCCCACTGGGGGCCCGAAAGCAAGGAGCGGCAACTTCCGGAGAGGAGCTGAG GCTGTTGCTTCAGGATACAAAATGACAGCAGTCGTCTTTAGTCCTAGCAAGAATGTCATGAATGTGGATGAGGTTCAAAGAAAGGGCTATGCAATAGCCAACACTCCCACACGGCTGGTGTTAAGAAGCCCTCATAATGCAGAGGAGACATACCTCCAGAAT GTAGCTGGGGTTCCGATGCGGGTGCTCTCAACCTCAACCTTCTTTGAGCAGAAGTGGCTGGTTACTCGAGTAGATGCCACGGCTGTTTGTCCAACACCAG GGGCAGTTGCCTTTACTCAAGAAGTGATCACCTGGTACATGCCCAAGCACATAGACCCACTTTTCTCCTCTGATGCCTTCACCATGTTGGAGGTGTACATGGGAATTGACGCTAAGAGGCTGAACACTGAGGAAATGGCTGCCAGAAACTACTCTGTTTTAGTCACAGAGGCTCATATTATTGTTGAAATTCCGGTGGGGGCGGTTGGCGGCCATTTCAAG AGCCATATTCAGGATGACCAGTACTTTGTCACTTACACCATTGAGCCCATGCTTGAGTTGCTGTGGATCGAGGAGATCGCACACGAGGACACCAGCTATAAAGTCCTCTTCCCTATCACAACACCTCCGATGGCCAGGCCTCCACAAGTTCGCAACT ACACGCCCTTAGACACAGTTCCTGAGCAGGCAGTGTTTGTGCTTGAGTTGGGGACCTTCAACCTTGATGTGGAGCTGCTGAACATCACCTTTCCCACCATGGTGCTAACTGTTGCAGAGTGCAACGCCAGGGGCTTCAATGTTCAGGAGCAGAGATCCCCGGACAACACCTTGAAGACCTTCAGGATGGAGGTGCCCTTCTCAGACCCGGTGGTCTTTAAGGAG AGAAGGGCGGAACAAGGTGTCACAACCTTCACTCTTCAGCTGATCTACGGCCTGGTCATCTTTCCAGAGTACGctcctttctctcactctgccGTTGTGGACGCTGTACTGCTGGACACTG TGCCACCCTCAGTCACTGGCAACTGTGATCAGGAGAACTTCCACATCACTGTGGACTACAGGAACCAAGAGCCCTTTTTTGTGGTCTTGGTTGGCAAGCGGCTGCTTAACCATGAGTTtgctcaacagtatttaacagagGGCGACACAGACTTCACCATCACGTTGCCCTTCTCTTCGCCGGACGCAGTGTTTGAG TCGGTTCACTCGTCCTCTGTCAGGAGCAGACTGGATGTGGCTCTGTTGAATCCTTACAACAACATGACCATCAAATACTTTTCCCTGGCTTGCAGCTTCCTCAAAACGCTGACTG AGTGTTTCTCTAACGGAACGATGACTGCGCTGGCGGTGAAGGTGGATTCTGTTCCCGGTCTGAACCCCGGTCAGCTGACCCTGAGCGACCCCGCCTGTGGTCCCACCTACAGTGACGATCGCTTCGCCTACTTCCACTTCACTGTGAACTCCTGTGGCACCATCAGGAAG TTTATCAACAATGTCATGCTGTATGAGAACGAAATCTCATTGCCAGATGAACTTGAGGTGAAGCTGAATGCCACGACATCTTCAGAGGAGGAATATCA GTTAAAGGTTTCCTGCTACTATGTGGCCAACATCACTCGCACATTGGCCTTCCTGACCAGGCCGCGTGACAACGAGCCTTTTGCCGAGACTGGGACGGGTCGCCTAATGGTCAGAATGAGACTCGCACAGG ACGCCTCGTATAACACGTTCCACCAGGAGGAGGACTATCCAGTGGTGAGGTACCTGAGACAGCCTCTGCACTTTGAGGTGGAGCTGACCACGTCCTCTGATCCCAAGGTAGCGCTGGTGCTTGACCACTGCTGGGCCACCCTCAACGAGGACCGTGACTCCCGACCCCGGTGGAATCTCATCATTAATGG CTGTGAGAACCCCGAGGATCCATACAGTGTGGTCTTCCACCCGGTAGTAGCTGATGCCAGGGTCCACTTT